The Drosophila suzukii chromosome X, CBGP_Dsuzu_IsoJpt1.0, whole genome shotgun sequence DNA window AGCATCTGCACAAAGACTGCCTACAATTCCTGAGCTGCAGGATCGGCGATACGCAGCTATCACCAGCAATGAGTCAGATTCCTATTGTTGCGTTCTGCAAATTCCAAAAGATTCTACAAATATTCCAGTTGGTTACGCTTCAGCGACTGCATTTCAGTGGAGTAGTTCGAATGCAGCTTTTAAAATTGCTGCGGGATCACTGCTACTTTCCAGCAGGATTACTTAGgaaatgaaaacatttaatGAACTGCACCAAAAATACATCAAATTGTTGTAAGTTAATATtagacaaaaaaaatatttaactgaaaaaccactaaagaGAAGTATAAGCTAAACggtaatttatttaagttcaaCTTTTTTGACTTAAAGAACCAATGTGGAAAAATAAGTTACGTGGCCGTCATATGCGAAGAAATTGGCTGGAAATCGCTGCAATAGCATATATATATTGACTTGTCATGaaagtaaaaatatttatttattaaaaaacaaaagtagCGAAAGAAAGAAACAGTGGATCTGATGAAGCTCCGGGAACTCCGAGAATGGGGGTTCCTGAAAAAAACTTATCAttcgaaacaaataaaagattTCAAAATAGTTGCTTCAAAAGACCTTTAAAAGTGCAGGCGATGGCCCAACTGAAAGAAAGAACATCCTACAAGACTGTCCTTTAAAAGGATGTGAGGGAGGCGAAGTCTTCCTCAACATCCACAAAAGTGATACCGGAGGATCGGCGATACGCAGTCGTCATCAGCAATAAGGAAGATTCCAATTTCTGGTAAAAGATTCCATATGGTTAGAGAAGTAGGAGCCTTACACTTTAGCGACTGTATTTCAGGGGACCAGTTCGCATACAGCTTTTAAAATTGTTGCGAACAATAGTCACTATCGAGAGAAAAATTGAGTAACTatactaatttaaaaatatttgaaaaataagAATTACATAGAAGatccaaaaaagaaaaatataaattgaaaGGCCGTTCTCCTGTGtagcaaaaatatttgatgGGTGAGGAAAATAAATGAAGTGCTTAAGAGACTTGTTCAGACTGAGTCAAATCAAGACTGGAGTCCTGTAAAAACGATATGACCGTTATCTGCTACGCTCGAAATCCATCCATTTTCGATTAATACTAGTTAAAATCGCTATCGGGACtgcaaatatgaaaaaatataccaaaaatttAAGTAATAACACACGAGCACAAAATACAGGCTCCGTGATATAGCTAGGAATACAAAAACCGATGTTTGCCCACATTTTGAATTATGTGGCCTATATAATTAAGcttatcttaaatattttcgcTGACACACACTCAATACATAACGGCATTGCTAAAAAGTAGTCCCTATCTTGAACCATTGCCCACGACTTTGGAATTTGACAACGATGTTAAATTccttaatttttcataatttctCTGATGGAATTTCAGCCAAATccaggcgtacagctaaaagaccgactgttttgagcagcttgccacaaatgctatcgatccccatcactgtaaggaacatttattttttgacccattttcgcattttttataagggggtacatcagttatttttggaattctgattttggccaaaaatactcatttttttgtggtttttcagtcgtagtttagtcaaattaaggcgtaatattgatatattgatattttgatatatttttcaCATCCCTACATTTGACTAAAGCGTTTCTTTGTGTTATACCCGTAACTCGTAGACGAGTCACTGAGAAGTTTCCCTCTacctgttgcatactttccgacaaatacAATATACCCCTTTCGTCTACGAGTTACGGGTATAACACAAAGAAACGCCTTAGTCAAATGTAGGGATGtgaaaaatatatcaaaatatcaatatatcaatattattttgaataaaaatatatgtttatatcGCGATATTCTTTTTCGCCTAAAATCGCtttttttgaatatatatttttaatatttcctaATTGGTCACACTAATCAGAAACGATGCCGAACAACACAACAacaattcttttttttgtgatttCATTTTTGAAATTACAAAACggattatatattcttaaagtATTCTTCGGAATGGAATCGCAATTTCTTAGGAAAAAGAATGCTGgattaaattaaaaagaaaaagataAATCCTATATAAACGGTTGGTATTTTAATCTAGTTTtcttttcatttcaaatttTCCATGGTCAGCTTCccaaaaaatactaaaaacaaTAGCATGTTGCTGAGCAACTTTTGTAATGTTGACCAACAAAGATACTTATTTTTGTGGGCTTTAGCCAAAAAAGTAATTGAAACAAAACATACCAAAAATAGTCGATATATCCATTATTTTCGGATGATTAATATTTTACTGACTATTATATGTTTATCGacattatattttatacaaaATCGAATAATCTCGTAACCAAGTAAAAACAAGAAAGTTGCTTAAATATTATCTTGCAATTAAAATCATACATATTTTATAGAAACCCTATATTCGgaaaatgtatataaaaatACACCAATTATTAAAGCTGTATGACATAGTCGTCCAAGTTCTACAtacaaaatttgaaattctgaAATCATAAACATTGCTATACCCCAGAGTAGAGGAGAATATGATCAAAAACAACGAATAATTTTGGCGGTGGCAGCTGTATGATATAGTCGCCTGATTAAAAAACCATTTTAATCTAAATTTTGAAATCGTAAAATTGAACTGTACCCCAGAGTAGAAGCAAACATAATCAACAACAAAATTGCTGGAATTATTTTACCGCTTGTTCCTATGAGAGCTCGATATAGCTGTCGGTTCGACTAATATACCATCTGTTAATAAAAAGAAGAagtttgggaaagtttcataACGATAGCTTTAAAAATGAGAGattagtttgcgtagaaacgcaATTTTAAACCAGACAGACATTATTACTTTAGAACTTAGAATGGTCAAAGTCGAAGCACACTTTCGACCAACGCGttttttatattgtttttattaatagCGCcaagaatattttaaaattgatttaagtaCTTCTATCACATTATCGCTGATATCAATGACTGTTTCAGTTTGCTAAAGTTGTGCTTGATATATTTGTTCAACTAACAGTGATTTTTCcaattcaaataaaaaacagtgttaaacaaaaatacaatACATTTGTAGAGCAATGTTGTCGGATTTACTCAGACTCGGAGCGATACTTCCAGGCTGTGGTCTTCTCCTTAAAGCTGTATTCGTTCAGCATGTTCTTAAAGACcttaaaaagttttgttaGCGGAGGTTCGAGAAAATCCCCAGGCAGTGGCTCTACATCCATTCGCAGCTCCTTGTAGTCCTTACTGGCCAGTAGCGAGAAATAGCCACGCATATCGACCGCATATtctatattttccattctggTCTTTTTGAACTCGATGGTCTGTTGCAACTGGTGGGCATAGAAGGATTGGCCAGCGCCCCGCTGATAAGAACGTCCTGTCCAAGTGTCGTAGGAGCTGCTGATGAGCCACTTGAAGTAGTGCGGCGACTTTGATTCCTTTAGTTCGATTTTCATGGCAAAAAGCTGTGTCAGCACATCCCTGATGACATACACATAGCAGTTCAACCAATTGTAGTATATAGTTAGGACCCCCGCCGGTTTTGTGCAACCGAGCACACCGGACCTCAGGCATTTGAGCTCATTTCTGGTGGGGGTGATCAGGTGCGATAGCCCGATGGTTGGGGCCAGGGCTTTTTCCAATTTGATTTTCTTCCTCCCGTCGCCGGAAACGTCTACCTTTAGCTCCTTTTGCAGAGTGGCCATCTCTGTTTTCTCAGATCCTAACTTATCCGCTATGCCAAACAATAGGTAGTAATATAGCTTGGCTGGTTGCGAAATCAGTGCTCGATTGCTGCATCCTTGGGCGGCCAGGACAAGACACTGTCTGAAATAATGTAGCTTCGAGGGACCCATTGACCCGGCCACGTTGCGGTGCAATTCGAAGGGACTCTGTACACACATGGCCCTATCGCGTCGAAAACCCTTGTCCAGACAGCTGCCCAAAAAGGCGCTCAAAACACTCTTGCCAAAGTCCACCGTAATGTAGTAGTCGAAGAAGTGTTTGATTAGTTTCAGAGTGGTCATCTGTGACGGAATCGTTGGCATCTGGTTCAGATTGTAGGCGACGTTAATGCCCGACATATAGACTGGTGGACAAAGCGTTTGCAGCTCCTTTATGGATGGCACCAGTCGTAGTACTTGCAAACTAACGATGATCAATGTTACCAGGCAGTAGCTTGACATATAGCCCTTACCTATGATCTTGAGCTTTTTGGCCCAGATCTTCAAGAACAGTGTGAGCTCACGAAGTCGCTTATCGTGGGACATTAAATCGCGTACAAATTGGGAGTTATGTACACCATACGGATTGGAAATATTTATGTCTATATCGATTCCTGTGGGCTGATGCCTGCACTGTATAATGGGCACAGCGGCACGACGAATGTGGAACACGTTCGTAAAGGATTTGTTGCGCCGTAGGAATCGTTCAACCTGGCCGAACAGCTTCTTGGGTTGCTGCACGCTGCAGGCCTCTAAATACAAATCGATGTCGCTTCCTAGGGAAGGCGAAGGGGAAGCGTATTGGGCGCCATTTACAACTTAGTGGTAACCACTTACCCTTCACAGCCAAGTCACTGGCCAACGAACCGAAGGAAGTCACCACAACCAATCCCTTCATGCTCTGCTCAATGTAGCTACTCACATAATCAAAGCACAACTCCATTTTGCTCAGATCCGCAGCGAAGAATTGCAACACCTCGAGCAATGGGGCCCCGCGCTTCGACTTATCGAGGGCATCTCGCAACTCATAGCGCTCGGATTGGGATAGTTGGCTGCCCGAGGGGTTCAGTCGTTGGCGCAGCCCCTTCTGCGGCAAGCTCTCATGCTCCAGCAGCTCGTGGACAAGGCAATCCGTGTTCCTCTGGAAGGGTT harbors:
- the LOC108005225 gene encoding uncharacterized protein, which codes for MAASASNDSTPPGDGADNPILCVICSEPFQRNTDCLVHELLEHESLPQKGLRQRLNPSGSQLSQSERYELRDALDKSKRGAPLLEVLQFFAADLSKMELCFDYVSSYIEQSMKGLVVVTSFGSLASDLAVKGSDIDLYLEACSVQQPKKLFGQVERFLRRNKSFTNVFHIRRAAVPIIQCRHQPTGIDIDINISNPYGVHNSQFVRDLMSHDKRLRELTLFLKIWAKKLKIIGKGYMSSYCLVTLIIVSLQVLRLVPSIKELQTLCPPVYMSGINVAYNLNQMPTIPSQMTTLKLIKHFFDYYITVDFGKSVLSAFLGSCLDKGFRRDRAMCVQSPFELHRNVAGSMGPSKLHYFRQCLVLAAQGCSNRALISQPAKLYYYLLFGIADKLGSEKTEMATLQKELKVDVSGDGRKKIKLEKALAPTIGLSHLITPTRNELKCLRSGVLGCTKPAGVLTIYYNWLNCYVYVIRDVLTQLFAMKIELKESKSPHYFKWLISSSYDTWTGRSYQRGAGQSFYAHQLQQTIEFKKTRMENIEYAVDMRGYFSLLASKDYKELRMDVEPLPGDFLEPPLTKLFKVFKNMLNEYSFKEKTTAWKYRSESE